Proteins encoded within one genomic window of Alteribacter populi:
- a CDS encoding ROK family protein — protein MNLAAIDIGGTTIKYAVVTDRGEIHYQSHVPTPKTGKADMLGQLDEVVKQLQGLADVEGIAISSAGQINSQTGTVVYATETIPGYTGMNVKKDLEALTNLRVTVENDVHCAALGEYWQGAAKASKHFLCLTIGTGIGGAIVIDGSLYHGSSYSAGEFGHITLYPNGLPCTCGDEGCYEMYTSSLALERRIADRIGGREVSLPALFEEAKKSDAMIEEVIDSWANDVGAGLKTLIHSFNPDQVVIGGGISAQGEYLISKIRQATYPRVMTSFSKSLRIDIAKHANNANLYGAVYWFLKESNEGA, from the coding sequence ATGAACCTCGCAGCAATTGATATAGGTGGAACAACGATAAAATATGCTGTCGTTACGGATCGAGGGGAGATTCACTATCAATCTCATGTCCCGACTCCGAAAACCGGAAAAGCGGATATGCTCGGGCAACTAGATGAGGTCGTGAAACAGCTTCAGGGATTAGCGGATGTTGAAGGAATTGCAATCAGCTCAGCCGGACAAATCAATAGTCAAACAGGGACAGTAGTCTATGCCACAGAAACAATACCAGGGTATACAGGGATGAATGTGAAAAAAGACCTGGAAGCACTGACGAATCTTCGTGTCACTGTCGAAAATGATGTTCATTGTGCGGCGTTGGGCGAGTATTGGCAGGGCGCAGCAAAAGCCTCTAAGCACTTTCTTTGTTTGACCATTGGAACCGGAATTGGAGGAGCCATTGTGATAGATGGCTCTCTTTATCACGGAAGCTCCTATTCTGCAGGGGAATTCGGGCACATCACGCTTTATCCAAATGGTCTACCTTGCACGTGTGGAGACGAAGGGTGTTATGAAATGTATACATCAAGTCTTGCGTTAGAAAGAAGGATTGCCGATCGGATAGGAGGTCGAGAGGTGTCCCTCCCAGCGCTTTTTGAAGAAGCGAAAAAAAGCGATGCAATGATAGAAGAAGTGATCGATTCGTGGGCGAACGATGTTGGCGCAGGTTTAAAAACGTTGATTCATAGTTTTAACCCTGATCAAGTAGTGATAGGTGGAGGTATTTCCGCACAAGGGGAGTACCTGATATCAAAGATCAGACAAGCCACCTACCCTCGGGTTATGACATCGTTTAGCAAAAGCTTGCGGATTGATATCGCCAAACACGCGAACAATGCGAACCTTTACGGAGCGGTTTATTGGTTTTTGAAAGAAAGTAATGAAGGTGCCTGA